In Verrucomicrobiota bacterium, the DNA window CCGCGATATCGTCCTCAACGCTCTGGACCTTCGGCGGCGCGTCGCCCGGGAAGTGATGCGGCCGCGACAGGAGATTGTGGCCCTGGATACGGAAGCCAGCATGGCGGAATGCCTGGACGTAGCTGAAAAAACGCGTTACTCCCGGTTCCCGTTGTGCGAAGGCGGCGGCCTGGACAAGACGCTGGGCGTCGTCCATTTCAAGGATTTGTTCGCCATGCGGCTGAAGGCCCGGCAAGGACGCGATCTCACGGCCTCGATGCGCAAGCTGATTTATGTCCCCGAAACCGCGCGCCTTGAAAAGCTCCTCCAACTATTCCTCGAACGGCGGTTGCACATGGCGATCGTGGTGGACGAATACGGCGGCACGGTCGGCATGATCACGCTGGAAAACATCCTCGAAGAACTCGTCGGCCAGATTCAGGACGAGTTTGATCAGGAGAAGCCGCTGCTGCAAAAGGTGGGCGACCAAACCTGGGAATTGGCTGGCACCTTGCCGCTCCACGAATTGGCGGAGTTGGTCGGCGACAATCTCGCCGAAGAAGGGATCACGACGACCAGCGGCTTCGTGACCCATCGCCTGGGCGGTTTTCCCAAAGTGGGCGACGCGCTCGCGCTCGGAGCGAACACGCTGCGCGTCGAGGAAATGGACGGCCTGCGCGTTTCCCGGCTCCGCCTGACAAAAACGGCGGAGACGGAAAACGTTGCGGCTTCGCCAACCGCAGGGCACTAACGGCTCCTGTTAAG includes these proteins:
- a CDS encoding HlyC/CorC family transporter is translated as MITETTVEIALKLLAVVVLVFLNGFFVAAEFALVKVRDTQLNPLIGQGHRRARIARRVLRNLDASLSACQLGITLASLALGWVGEPVFATLLAPALDWLKIESATIRHSIAVVVGFTVITFLHITAGEQAPKWLAIQKPLPTSLWVVQPLEWFHRISYPFIWLLNHASLWMLRQLGLQSSGESEHGHHSEEELRLLFAGSHARSGGSKLGRDIVLNALDLRRRVAREVMRPRQEIVALDTEASMAECLDVAEKTRYSRFPLCEGGGLDKTLGVVHFKDLFAMRLKARQGRDLTASMRKLIYVPETARLEKLLQLFLERRLHMAIVVDEYGGTVGMITLENILEELVGQIQDEFDQEKPLLQKVGDQTWELAGTLPLHELAELVGDNLAEEGITTTSGFVTHRLGGFPKVGDALALGANTLRVEEMDGLRVSRLRLTKTAETENVAASPTAGH